A genome region from Archaeoglobus fulgidus DSM 4304 includes the following:
- a CDS encoding Zn-ribbon domain-containing OB-fold protein, whose protein sequence is MELGAYRWKAPVGYLDEYVKSFRERKIIGSLCASCGRVYVPPREICARCFTETAEKVEVSQYGEVLAFLVSPPLEKGKVVIAGIDAVQAGFLKEGEQIILAMVRFEGTSSSLVLPLINTEPEKVRVGMKVKAVWAEECKGKLADLIGVEPAFEVIYK, encoded by the coding sequence GTGGAACTGGGAGCCTACAGGTGGAAGGCTCCGGTGGGCTATCTGGATGAGTACGTCAAAAGCTTCAGGGAGAGAAAAATCATAGGCTCCCTCTGCGCTTCATGCGGCAGGGTGTATGTGCCACCGAGGGAAATCTGTGCGAGGTGCTTCACAGAGACAGCGGAGAAGGTTGAGGTCAGCCAGTATGGAGAGGTGCTCGCCTTCCTCGTCTCCCCACCCCTTGAGAAGGGGAAAGTTGTCATTGCGGGCATTGATGCAGTTCAGGCAGGATTTCTGAAGGAGGGAGAGCAGATAATTCTGGCTATGGTGAGATTTGAGGGCACCTCCTCGTCTTTGGTTCTGCCTTTAATAAACACTGAGCCGGAGAAGGTCAGAGTGGGGATGAAAGTTAAGGCGGTTTGGGCTGAGGAGTGCAAGGGGAAGCTTGCAGACTTGATTGGGGTAGAGCCTGCCTTTGAGGTTATCTATAAGTGA